Below is a genomic region from Phragmites australis chromosome 20, lpPhrAust1.1, whole genome shotgun sequence.
TTATTTATTATCTTGCCCTGCTCCCTTATCTTGAGTTTTCTTTTGCAGTTTATTTTGGAGCAACTCTGCAATCTGATTTGCCCCGTGAAACCAGAGCCTAGTTATCTTTTGATACTGAACAAGGCACATACTCAAGAAGAGTTCATCAGGGGTTCTATGACGAAGAATCCATACTCCAGTGTGGAGATTGGCCCTCTAATGAGAGATGtgaaaaacaaaatatgtcATCAACTTGATTTGATTGGACTTTTGGAGGATGACTATGGTATGGAATTATTGGTTGGTGGAAATATAATCTCACTTGATCTGAGCATTTCCCAAATCTATGAACAAGTATGGAGGAAGCACCATGGTCAAACTCAACATTCTCTGTCCAATGCCAGCATGCTAACTGCCGCTCCAGCTGTCAGAGATTGCCCGCCAATGACAGTGATCTACAGACTGCAGGTTAGCTATGATGGTTTGGgtcaggatttttttttgtttacattgatttcttcattttttttataagcaCCTCATTAGTCCTAGGGGATTTTAATGTCTTGATACTTGTTTACAAGAACTGTTCGTGCATTACCCACAAATAAGTTGATCTGGTATATACGACAACTAATATCAGGAAGTGCTGTATTGTTTATTTGCTACTCCCTGCTTAGTCCATTTGGATTCGTGGGTGGTACAATGTAcattttacccgtcacttattgcaATAATTAAGGTAGTTGGAATGCTTACTTCATTGAATAGGCACAATCAAATAGGGGCAAAATAGGAAAGAGGGGTAAAAAGGTGCCTTGAAGTTGTTGGACTTATATTTGGTGAAGTGGGAGAGAGGCTagatggacttatatttggtgAAGTGGGAGAGAGGCTagatggacttatatttgggatctgAGGGAGTAATATATTTGTGTGGTTCTAATGTATGCCCCCTTTTAACATTGgaagactttgatttcttgtGGACATTGCATACAGACTCCTATGATCCCAATAGAGCTTTTGTTGTTAAAACACATTGCTGTATAATAATGGACTGATCTGGAGGGTGTGAAGCTTTTCTGGTCATCCGTGGGTTAGTTGTGTGCAAAAGACAAAGTTAATTAAGGACTGTAGTTATGTTCATAAAACATGATTCTTTTCTGACCAGGGTTTAGATGGTGAAGCTACTGAGCCTATGATTAAAGAGCTGGAAGAGGAAAGGGAGGAATCACAAGATCCTGAAATTGAGTTTGCTATAGCAGGTGCTGTTAGGGAATGCGGAGGTCTTGAGATTATTTTAAGCATGATTCAGGTATGCTCTTTTATGTTTACGTTTAAGTTGGTTAGCTTCatcccttcttctcttttttcctttttgagaaGTCTATTGAGCAGCTGTCAACACGAACTTGAACAAATAATGTGAATTTTGTGTTCCAACCTTGTACTTGTTGATGAGGCTTGAGATTGATCTTttctgtattaatatttttatcttttttggGCAGAGCCTGCATGATGATGAGTTAAGATCTAATCAAGAAGAGTTGGCTTCCGTTCTTAACCTTCTGAAGTATTGTTGCAAAATCCGCGAAAATAGATGTGCTTTATTACGTTTGGGTGCTTTGGGTTTGCTGCTTGAGACAGCTAGACGTGCATTTTCAGTGGATGCAATGGAACCAGCTGAAGGTATTCTATTAATTGTAGAAAGTCTTACTATGGAAGCTAATGAGAGTGACATAAGCATTGCCCAAAGTGTTACAACTAGTAATGAGGAGACTGGTGCTGGTGAAGAGGCCAGGAAAATTGTTCTCGTGTTTTTGGAGAGACTATCTTTAGGTGCTAAAAAATCAAACAAGCAACAAAGGAATGAGGAAATGGTGGCAAGGATCTTGCCTTACTTGACCTATGGGGAGCCAGCAGCTATGGAAGCTCTTATTCAACATTTTGAGCCCTACCTTAGGGACTGGACTGAATTTGACCGGTTGCAGAAGCAACATGAAGAGAATCCAAAAGATGATACTATAAGCAAAAATGCGTCGATGCAGCGATCTGCTGTCGACAACTTTGTTCGTGTCTCAGAGTCACTCAAGACTAGTTCGTGTGGTGAGAGACTGAAAGAGATTATTCTGGAGAAGGGAATTACAAAAACTGCAGTTGATCATGTGAAGGAAAACTTTGCTTGTGCAGAACAGACTGGCTTTAGAACCAGTGCAGAATGGACAGCTGGCTTAAAGCTACCATCTATTGCACTCATTCTGTCGATGTTGAAGGGGCTAGCCAAGGGTCATTTGCCTACACAGAAATGCATTGATGAAGAAGGCATTCTACCACTGCTTCATGCTTTGGAAGGGGTGCCTGGTGAAAATGAAATTGGTGCAAGAGCAGAAAATCTTTTGGACACGCTGGCCAACAAAGAAAATAATGGTGATGGCTTCCTAGGAGAGAAGATTCAAGAGCTGCGATGTGCTACAAGGGATGAGATGCGCCGCCGTGCTCTTAAGAAAAGAGAGATGCTGCTTCAGGTAACTCTTGTTTTCAACTTTTCGTCAGCTGCTATGTTTGTACTGTTATTCCTCCTGCTTTCTGAAGTTCTTTTCTGGAAAAATTTCCAATGGTATCTATTTAGGTTCTGAATTCTACATGTACACTTGTTCATGTTTTGCTgccttttttctctctatttcAGGGACTAGGAATGCGGCAAGAATTTGCTTCTGATGGAGGTAGACGTATTGTTGTCTCTCAGCCTATAATTGAAGGTTTGGATGatgtggaagaagaggaggatggGTTAGCATGTATGGTTTGTAGAGAAGGGTATACTTTAAGACCAACAGACATGTTAGGAGTCTATGCGTTCAGTAAACGAGTGAACTTGGGTGCAACAAGTGCTGGTAGTGGCCGTGGGGACTGTGTTTACACCACTGTTAGCCACTTCAACATCATACACTACCAATGTCATCAGGAAGCTAAAAGAGCTGATGCTGCACTGAAGAATCCAAAAAAGGAGTGGGATGGTGCTACCTTGCGAAACAATGAGACATTGTGTAATTGTATCTTTCCATTGAGGGGCCCATCTGTTCCTCATGGGCAGTACACTCGGTGTGTTGATCAGTACTGGGACCAATTGAATTCTCTTGGAAGAGCAGATGGGAGTCGTCTCCGGTTGTTGACATATGACATTGTTCTGGTATGTGATGCTGACATATTCTTGTGCTAAAACAATGCTAAAATTCCCATGCATTACACTGATACAATCTGTACGAAGTCATTTTTTATTATCGTCTAGGTTTACCTTTATTTTACTTAAATGCAGGTTCAAATCCACATGCTGAAAATTTGAAACCTACCAtgaaatttatagttttattttttatttggccCTGAGGAATCAATAGTTGCATTGCTATGTAAGGATAGAAAACCTGTTACTGAAGATTATTTCCAGGTTGGATAGCATATTGATTATTCTTGTTTCTATTTATCTTgcatactaaaaataatttctTGGACATCAATTGTTACCACTCCATCAATATGCTACAATGTACTCCCTCAGTTCCAAAATATTTGTTGTTTCAGAATGCGCGCTGTCAAACTTCTGAACTTTGACCACACAGTAGACAGATGTCACAGCGAATAGTTTGACAATGatttttaaaatcatatattCATCTTACACATGACTGATCACATAAAATGGTATTTTTTGTTTCCACTAGATGCTGGCCAGGTTTGCAACAGGCGCTTCTTTCAGCACTGACTGCAAAGGTGGGGGAAGGGAAAGCAACTCACGGTTTCTTCCATTCATGGTCCAGATGGCTTCTCATCTTGTAGATGGAAGCGCTAACCAGCAGCGTCATGCTATGGCCAGGGCTGTCACCACGTACTTGTCCATCTCTCCATCAACAACAGAATCTCCTGTTCGGCTTTCAGCATCTGTCACTGGATCTCGTGGTAGTTCATGCTCCTCCGAGGAGACTGTACAGTTCATGATGGTTTATTCCCTTCTGTCGGAGTCATATGAGAGCTGGCTCCAGCACCGCCCCGCGTTTCTGCAGAGGGGCATTTACCATGCTTACATGCAACATAAGCACGGGCGATCGAAGATCAAGCTCTCCTCTGACTCGTCTTCCTCGGCAGTTCGGTCAGATGAAGGTTCATCTGCTGATACAAACGACAACAAGAAGCTCTTTGCCATTGTCCAGCCGATGCTGGTGTACACTGGCTTGATTGAGCAGCTGCAGCAGTTCTTCAAGAAGGGCAAATCATCTGGCTTGAGCAGGCCGAGCGACAAAGATGAATCCGGTGGCCACCTTGAGAAATGGGAGATCCTGATGAAAGAGAAGCTGGGCAACATGAAGGAGATGGTGGGGTTAGCCAAGGACCTGCTCTCCTGGCTCGAAGACATGACCTCATCTGATGATTTGCAGGAAGCTTTCGATGTCATGGGAGCGCTGACGGATGTATTCTCGAGCAATCACATGAAATGTGAAGATTTTGTACGGGCGGCCATACATGCCGGCAGGAGCTGAGTGAGAGAACGGGATGGGGGATCTACGGTGTTGTGTTATGTGTTCATATATATGTCATGTGCCTGTCTATGTTGTATGAATAGGCAACTTTTGTGTAGGCGGCTGTAAACGTTATAGCCTTGTTAGATCAACTGGCTCAGATACATCCTCGTTATGCTAGCTCCATTCGGCCCACATGTCCCCTTCCAATTGCAGTATGTTGGCATCTTGTTTAACTTGCAGGAGTTACTTCCGTTGCTTCTTTGTGCTTGGCCATGGTTGGTAGCCATAGTCTGTTTCTCGATGAAATTTTACTGGAAGTCTGAAACGGTAAAATCAACCTTGCCACAGGTCGCAGGAAAATGTAGATACGAGAAAACTTTTTGGGTAAATTCTACAGGTATTTTTGTTTTGAGAGGACGATCAGCAGGTGTATCATGCATCACTGATCAGTAAGACCGACATGTCGTGGGTATGAACTTACTGACATGTCATGGGTATGAACAAGTGCCACTGGATTCACCGTAGCAGCTTTGATTCAACGCATCAACAACTACTCATTGTCATCGAAAGACCTACCGGAGTTTGGTTGATTGACTCCTTGCTGGCTTTTAGCAGCAGGCGACAGCGAAAGCAAATCGGAAGCAGCGAATTGCGCCAAATAAACGGATCAAATAAATGCAtaaaaaatttgcaacaaaacatGCAGCTACAACCTCTGAGATGGGTGAGCAACAAGCACGGCCCACCGTCCGATTATTTGCATGCCCGCCTAAATTGTTCTAACCATACATGGCCGGGGACACTGTTGCACCTAAAAATCGTCCTCGATTTATAGCATTACGGCGACAAGGCTATAAATACGTATGCTTCGTGTGTACGATGAGCAACCGCATGCACATGTCCATGCATACATAggtccaaaaagaaaagaaaaactttgaGCAAATCGAGTACCATTTAAATTCGAGCTATCGACTAAGATGACCTCGCTGCAGTGCACGCGGTGGTTCTTAGTCATGAGCCTCGTGATGCAGGTCTTGctacgcggcggcggtgctgctGCGGCCGACAAGGTCCCGGCTGTGATCGTGTTCGGCGACTCGACGGCCGACACCGGCAACAACAACTTCATCCAGACCCTGGCGAGGGGAAACTACCCGCCATACGGGCAGGACTACGCCGGCAGGGTCGCCACCGGCCGGTTTTCCAATGGCCGACTCCCCGTCGACTTCGTCTCCGAGGCGCTCGGCCTGCCGCCCGCCGTCCCGGCCTACCTCGACCCCGGCCACAGTATCCACCGGCTGGCGTCAGGGGTTAGCTTCGCCTCGGCGGGCAGCGGGCTGGATGATATAACCGCTCAAATCCTTGTGAGTTTAGATTTTATTATCATTGAGTTTTCTCCTCCAACTTATTTGGAAAGTTCGATagctaatatatatatttgtaaatttgtattttttttaaaaaaaacgaaCTACCAGGAGAGCTACCAATTATATTGATAAGAAGAAAAGCCCGACTAGCTAACAACCACACAATGTTTGGTTTTCAAGGAAAAACCTAGCTCAAAACCATAATAACGCAGACGAATTACCTAGCTAAACTAGGCCAACAACACCACAACTACATAACCATCTATTTAGCTACACTAAGCCTATGATGATCAACACCGCCACAGAGCAACCCAAAGGAAGGACTCAAACCAACCGCCACCCGAGAGGAAACACCCATACGCCTCCTCCAAGGAGGGCACAACCAACAGCACCGCCGTCGCCCATCCGAAAGAAACGGAAATGAGTTTTCACTCAGAGAACCTCCCATAGAGGCAAGAAACACCTCGGCACTACCTCCTAGGAGGGAACGGAACGGTGCCCAAGGGCGTCGCCGTCACTACATCGACAGGATATCAAAACAAGGCTTTCGCTCAGTGTTCCCGCCCCCACTATGTAGAATAGAGCCAACACAGACACAGACAAACCACTAGCACATCATAGCCCTCGTAAACGTGCCGCCAATAACGTAGTCGATAGCCCCTCGAGCACGCGCAGCCACAAGCCAACAACAAGTCGTAGAGCTCCCCACAAGCGAGATCTGGGGGAAGGGGATATATCTCGTAAGGGGAGGAGCTTGTAGGCACCGGTGGGGCCATGATGTGGGCGAGGACTGTAGTCCCAGAGTGCCAATGCCCAAAAAGAGCCAACACCTTGCACACGAGCTGCCAACGAAGCTGACACCAGGCCATCAAGCTCCTTGAGGGCCAGATCGGGAGGAATAGACCGATCTAGCAAGAGGATGAGCCGAAGAACCCAGGGAGGTGGAAATGACCGGCCTAACATCAGTTTGTGATATCTTCTTTGATTGAAACGATTAAGGCGTGTAACAGGAGTCGGCGGTTGCTGAAGATGATCGCATTTCGCGATAGTCAAAGCCGCCAACAGATCAGGAGAACAAGTGAATCGAAGCCCCTTCGAAGGTCCGTTGCGAGGCGCTCCCGAAGTTTTGACCACCAAGCGAAGACGTTGGCCTCAGCCACCGGTGTCTGAACCCCGATAAACCGCCACCAAACCTCTCTAGCCAGGGTGCAGTGAAGAAACAGGTGATCAGTGGACTCTGGAAGTTGCAGAAGATATTGACGAGCTTTTCTCCCAAACAACACCGAAGATATTTTGTACCGCAGTGGATGCTTCCCATGGCATGGAGAGGATTTGATTtgacacaaaaaaaaatctctcctGGGTTTACTTCCCTGGAATTACCTTACCTAGCacccaaacaagccctaaagGTTTTGTGAtattgtgaatttttttatcattcCAATATATGTTTATCAGTTGTCCTTTTCTGCAGTCAGCAGTGACCCTGACTCAGCAGATAGAGCACTTCAAGGAGTACAAGGCGAGGCTCAGGCGCGCCAAAGGCGACGCCACCGCGAACCACATCATAAGCCGGTCACTCTACATCTTCAGCATCGGCGCCAGCGACTTCCTGGCGAACTACCTGGTGTTCCCACTCAGGCGCTACAGGTTCACCCTGCCGGAGTACGAGGCCTACCTCGTCGGTGCGGCGGAGGTGGCGGTGCGCGCTGTGCACGCGCTCGGCGCGCGGCGGATCAGGCTCGCCGGGCTGCCGCAACTGGGGTGCCTGCCGCTGCAGCGGACCATCAACCTCGCCAGGCCCGGGGACTGCAACGAGTGGCACAACATGATGGCGCGGAGCTTCAACCACAGGCTGAGGGCGCTGGTGTGGAAGCTCAACCAGGAGCTGCCTGGGGCGCAGGTGGTGTACGTGGACCAGTATCGTCTCTTGGCCGCCATGATCGCCAAGCCATGGGAGTACGGTGAGTGGGCACGTTTATTACTTTTTGTTCATACTGGTGGTCCATAAATTTTTAGTTAGTGATAGTGGAAAGGTACTATGAAAGCCATTGTTCCCTCGACTTACAGCGGGTCgaaaacaatttttttcataaaaatctCTAGTCTTGCAGCCATGGACATGCGGTCATTAAGTTGATCTCTACTCCCTTCAATCACTAATGAAATGTTGTTTGGGGAAGCATGCAGTCAAACAATGTAAAAATCGATCATTGGTTTCTTTGCGAATATCGAGATTGAACATGTGAAAACATATAATTGTCTCGGATTGTAGTTCCATGATAATGTAATTTTGCTACGTTTGGTAAACATATACAATAAAATTCTGTCGCCAAAGTCGCATTTTGTAGATGGTGTAAATGTATAGAGCAAGAATGCTTTAACTAGAGAGACCAGAATACTTATTATTGTCGATTTGCTaatacaattcaaattttcttACTGCCTCTGTGATGACCAGGTTTTGAGAACTCGGTGCGAGGATGCTGCGGCACAGGGTACATTGAGACAGGAGTGCTATGCAGCTTGGACAATGCATTGTCATGCGACAATGCCGATAAATATGTCTTCTTCGACGCAGTCCATCCATCGGAGAGAGCATACAAGATCGTAGCCAATGGAATTCTAAATGCCACATCGCACATAGTCAATTAACTTCAAATTTTCTTATCTTGGCTGAATTCAATGTGATTAGTTAAACAAATGTCCTTACTTGAACTTAATTAGCAAATTGTACACAAATTCTAGTTGAATTCAATGTAGGAGATAACATCCTAGAAAATGTGTCCTGTTGTGATCCATGTAATACGAGAAAGTAAGCATATATAGTTCACTACCAATGGCTTCTTTAATTCGACACCTTCCAGTGTTGCTACTTTGGCTCTGTCATCGCTCTTGCTCTTGCTTCCCGTGTTCCTCTACTCTGAATTATCTCTTAATCTTGTCCCATTTGGCACTAATTTGGCATGCTTGATAAATTTAATGCTATGATTAGGCTCTGTGATGTGTGTTTGTTCTACCTAATACTTATATGATATCATGATGCTTGATTACTTAGGTTCTTGCTGAAACACAATATGTGCTCATGTCCTTAATTTACACTAAGAACAAGAGCAAGGATTGAACCCACTTTGCTATGATGAAGAACAAGAATATGAGCAAAGGACTACTCTCCTATGCATCAAATTCACAATCGTCTAACTACTACAAACAGCTTAATCACAATTGGTTCCTAACCCTTTTTGCAGTTCAAAGTGACTGTGATAATCAGCGATTATCACAATTGATGCTGTAATCGACTTGAAAAAGCATTATCACAGTCAATTCTAGATTGAAACCGACTGtgataataatattattaaagtCGGTTCTAATAATGAATAGACTGTGATGTTCATTTCTCagtgaaaaaaatacaaaatcgGATGTTCTTAGtgaaaaaaacaacaaaaaaaaaacatttacaaTCTTTATGCTAGCCGGTGCCGTGCTCCCAGGATGCCGGTGTCGTGCTCCGCACTGGACTGAGCCATTGGCTGCCTATGCACGCAAACCACAGATCCCCACGATCTGCAACCAATACACATCAAACTGAGAAGTGAAGAAAAAGATTTTACTACCTCGAACGGCATCATGGGGACATTGGGGTCGTTGCCGGTGTGGAGAGATCGGCGGCCAAGGGAGGGCTCCCAGGGGATAGGAGTTCCGCACGTGAGGCAGATCGGGCGACCTTACCacggaggagagctcagagcaAAGGGCGGGCTCACCGCGGATGGAAGCTTGGCGCGGAGGGCCACCTCGTCGTGGACGGGATTTTGGCACGAAGAATGAGCTCCTGCGAATGGGATCTGGCGGACAGGGAGCTTGACCTTGAGGGGGAGCTCCATGCGGAATGGAGCTCGACGAGGAGCATCAATGCATCACTTGTTGGGGTCGTCACCAGTGTGGAGAGGTCGGTGGTGGAGGGTGTGCTCATCGTGGACAGGAGCTCGAAGTGTGCGGGAGATTGGGAGTGGAGGGGAGCTCGGCATGGAGGGCGACCTTACCATACAGGGGAGCTCAGAGATGAGGGTGGGTTCACCGCGGATGGGAGTTCGGTGCAGAGGGTGACCTCACTGTGGATGGGATCTTGACGCATAGGGTGAGCTCGCCGTGAACGAGATCTCACAGGCAGGGAGCTCGGAGCGAGGGGGAGCTAAGCATAGAATGAAGCTCAACGAGGAGCACCCGCGCACTCGACGTCACCCCCAACCttttctagtctctctctctctctctctctctctctctctctctctctctctctctctcgttgccGCTGGAGAAAGGggaacatttttttatttgcaaGACTACAAGCCCATTTTAAGAAATGCCAGGAATAGGCTACCGTCACTCGTTCATCGGATGATACCTTGTGGGGCTCAGTAGTCAGAGCATATTAAATGGTTTTCCCCAAGGTCCTGCTTGTTCAGTGGTGAGATCAAGATC
It encodes:
- the LOC133901272 gene encoding GDSL esterase/lipase At2g42990-like, coding for MTSLQCTRWFLVMSLVMQVLLRGGGAAAADKVPAVIVFGDSTADTGNNNFIQTLARGNYPPYGQDYAGRVATGRFSNGRLPVDFVSEALGLPPAVPAYLDPGHSIHRLASGVSFASAGSGLDDITAQILSAVTLTQQIEHFKEYKARLRRAKGDATANHIISRSLYIFSIGASDFLANYLVFPLRRYRFTLPEYEAYLVGAAEVAVRAVHALGARRIRLAGLPQLGCLPLQRTINLARPGDCNEWHNMMARSFNHRLRALVWKLNQELPGAQVVYVDQYRLLAAMIAKPWEYGFENSVRGCCGTGYIETGVLCSLDNALSCDNADKYVFFDAVHPSERAYKIVANGILNATSHIVN